Proteins from one Mucilaginibacter jinjuensis genomic window:
- a CDS encoding NADH:flavin oxidoreductase, with translation MSTESLFRPFSLKSLNIKNRIVMAPMTRSFSPNGIPGENVAAYYRKRAEGEVGLILSEGTVIDRVSSSNDANVPHFYGAESLAGWQNVINEVHAGGGQMGPQIWHMGVMYNHHSGWVPPQPFEGPSEFNNPDLKNGVAMTEKDIEDTIIAYGKAAADAKRLGFDTVEIHGAHGYLIDQFFWEGTNNRTDAWGGKTLAERTRFGAEVVKEVRRQVGEDFAVIIRLSQFKPSAYDFKLAGTPQEMEAWLNPLVDAGADILHCSQRRFWEPEFEGSDLNFAGWAKKLTGKATITVGSVGLSGDFFGAFRGENSEATSLDELTRRMERGDFDLVAVGRPILADPSWVKKIKDNRTSELKGFSKEALGELILE, from the coding sequence ATGAGTACAGAAAGCTTATTCAGACCCTTCAGCCTTAAATCGCTGAACATAAAAAATCGCATTGTAATGGCGCCAATGACGCGTTCATTTTCGCCAAATGGCATACCTGGCGAAAACGTTGCTGCTTACTATCGCAAACGTGCCGAGGGCGAAGTTGGCTTAATCCTTTCGGAAGGAACAGTGATTGATCGCGTATCATCATCAAACGATGCCAATGTGCCTCATTTTTATGGAGCTGAATCATTAGCCGGCTGGCAAAACGTAATTAACGAAGTACATGCAGGCGGCGGCCAAATGGGCCCTCAGATCTGGCACATGGGTGTGATGTATAATCACCACTCTGGCTGGGTACCGCCACAACCGTTTGAAGGCCCTTCTGAGTTCAATAACCCTGATTTGAAGAATGGTGTTGCCATGACTGAGAAAGACATTGAAGATACCATTATTGCCTACGGTAAGGCAGCTGCAGACGCCAAACGTTTAGGTTTTGATACGGTAGAAATTCACGGTGCACATGGTTACCTGATTGACCAGTTCTTCTGGGAAGGTACCAACAACCGCACTGATGCCTGGGGTGGTAAAACTTTAGCCGAGCGTACCCGTTTTGGCGCAGAAGTAGTTAAAGAGGTACGCAGACAAGTTGGCGAAGATTTCGCTGTGATTATCCGTTTATCGCAATTTAAACCATCGGCTTACGACTTTAAACTGGCCGGCACACCACAAGAAATGGAAGCCTGGTTAAACCCATTGGTTGATGCAGGCGCAGATATTCTGCATTGCTCTCAGCGCCGTTTCTGGGAACCGGAGTTTGAGGGTTCTGACCTTAACTTTGCAGGCTGGGCTAAAAAACTGACCGGCAAAGCCACTATTACAGTGGGTTCTGTAGGTTTAAGCGGCGATTTCTTTGGCGCGTTTAGAGGTGAAAACTCTGAAGCTACATCATTGGATGAATTAACCCGCCGTATGGAGCGTGGCGATTTTGACCTGGTTGCCGTTGGTCGCCCTATACTGGCCGATCCGTCATGGGTTAAAAAGATCAAAGATAACAGAACCAGCGAGTTAAAAGGTTTCTCGAAAGAAGCCCTTGGCGAACTGATCTTAGAATAA
- a CDS encoding ArsR/SmtB family transcription factor: protein MDQIEIFKALSNKTRLQILNWLKDPDLNFPGQKEHANFDNGVCVGQIQMKAGLTQSTVSEYLSTLQRAGLVKSTRVGQWTYYQRNEEAFEALSKLIQTDI from the coding sequence ATGGATCAGATAGAGATTTTTAAAGCGCTTTCTAACAAAACCAGGTTGCAGATCCTGAACTGGCTTAAAGACCCGGATTTAAACTTCCCGGGCCAGAAAGAACATGCCAATTTTGACAACGGCGTTTGCGTTGGCCAGATACAGATGAAGGCCGGCCTTACCCAATCAACAGTTTCAGAATACCTATCTACACTGCAACGTGCGGGATTGGTAAAATCGACCCGTGTAGGCCAATGGACCTATTACCAACGTAACGAAGAAGCCTTTGAAGCCCTGAGCAAATTGATACAAACAGACATCTAA
- a CDS encoding response regulator transcription factor has translation MAVLLVEDEPNVVSVIKRGLAEYGFDLSVATDGLTGLQMAIDYPFDLIILDLMLPNMDGIQICKRIREHNENVPILMLTALDSTENIVNGLNSGADDYLVKPFKMIELAARLKTLMRRRGGEPKPSNIYKIAGLELDADAKLVTLNKEPINLTSTEYRLLEYFIKNQKKVLSRIQILENVWDIDFNLGTNVVDVYINYLRKKLDKTNPARFIQTVFGMGYMMKDSD, from the coding sequence ATGGCAGTATTATTAGTAGAAGACGAACCTAATGTAGTATCGGTAATTAAACGCGGGCTGGCCGAATACGGCTTCGACCTCAGTGTGGCTACCGATGGGCTAACCGGTTTACAAATGGCCATTGATTATCCCTTCGATCTCATTATCCTTGATCTGATGTTACCCAATATGGACGGCATCCAAATTTGCAAACGCATCCGTGAGCATAACGAGAATGTGCCGATACTGATGCTTACCGCCCTTGACTCGACCGAAAATATTGTGAACGGCCTGAATAGTGGTGCTGATGATTATCTCGTAAAACCATTTAAGATGATAGAGTTGGCAGCCCGCCTCAAAACCCTGATGCGCAGGAGGGGAGGCGAGCCTAAACCAAGTAATATTTACAAAATAGCAGGTTTAGAGTTAGATGCCGATGCCAAATTGGTAACGCTGAATAAAGAACCTATCAACTTAACCTCTACCGAATATCGTTTACTTGAGTATTTTATTAAGAACCAAAAGAAGGTATTATCCCGGATCCAGATCCTCGAAAATGTTTGGGATATTGATTTTAACCTGGGTACCAATGTGGTAGACGTATACATTAATTACCTGCGTAAAAAGCTGGACAAAACCAACCCGGCGAGGTTTATACAAACGGTTTTTGGGATGGGATATATGATGAAGGATAGCGACTAA
- a CDS encoding HAMP domain-containing sensor histidine kinase, which yields MKIQTKITLHFLALSTAILLLLNAFILYFEYQFNYKDFFKRLEARVNITADIRLFPDEKTKAYQEVRNRYLEKLDAEKEQLIKSGPDGKFTNPGLPKVFFNDVINNGNAEFKKNNQFYAGKIVKHGDDKYLVVVSAQNPYGLLEIQELQEVLFYGFIGSVIIILFAGKAFSFYIFAPVRKLTDKVNTITSSNLHMRLEHTGKDEIAELSETFNNMLNRLETAFETQNNFVSNASHELRTPLTIINSEVELAINKTKTDSEEHTILTTIQSETNKLTQILNGLLTLAQSGYDGKKQNWQTIRIDELIWEAISSVKKIQPQSDIEVDFADIPSDEQLLNVSGNNNLLNLAITNIISNACKYSEFRLVTVKLSIEDKKVIISIKDLGIGIPATELQHIFVPFFRASNTHEFKGHGVGLPLALNIIRLHKGSIGIRSEVNMGTDIQVFLPAASA from the coding sequence ATGAAGATCCAAACCAAAATAACGCTACACTTTTTAGCCCTGTCAACAGCTATTTTGTTGTTGCTGAATGCTTTTATTTTATATTTCGAATACCAGTTTAACTACAAAGATTTTTTTAAACGGCTGGAAGCGAGGGTAAACATAACAGCAGATATCCGCCTGTTCCCCGACGAAAAGACAAAAGCTTATCAGGAAGTTCGTAACCGTTATTTAGAGAAACTGGACGCGGAGAAAGAACAATTAATTAAGTCTGGCCCCGATGGTAAGTTCACCAACCCCGGCTTGCCAAAAGTTTTCTTTAATGACGTAATTAATAACGGCAATGCCGAATTTAAAAAGAACAACCAGTTTTATGCCGGTAAAATAGTTAAGCATGGCGATGATAAGTACCTCGTAGTAGTTTCGGCACAAAACCCTTATGGCCTGCTTGAAATACAGGAATTGCAGGAGGTGTTATTCTATGGTTTTATAGGTTCGGTTATCATTATTTTATTTGCCGGTAAGGCGTTCTCGTTCTACATATTTGCCCCGGTGCGTAAATTGACTGATAAGGTAAACACCATTACATCAAGCAACCTACACATGCGGCTGGAGCATACCGGTAAGGATGAGATTGCCGAACTATCCGAAACTTTTAACAACATGCTTAACCGGCTCGAAACAGCCTTTGAAACACAGAATAACTTTGTAAGCAACGCCTCGCACGAGCTACGCACGCCACTTACTATTATTAACAGCGAGGTTGAACTGGCCATTAATAAAACTAAAACTGATAGTGAAGAGCACACCATATTAACTACCATCCAGTCAGAAACCAATAAGTTAACGCAGATATTGAACGGCCTTTTAACCCTGGCCCAATCGGGCTACGATGGTAAAAAGCAAAACTGGCAAACCATCCGTATCGATGAACTAATTTGGGAAGCTATATCCTCAGTGAAAAAAATTCAGCCGCAAAGCGATATTGAGGTTGATTTTGCAGATATACCTAGTGATGAGCAACTGCTTAATGTTTCCGGCAATAATAACCTGTTAAACCTTGCCATAACCAATATTATCAGTAATGCCTGTAAATATTCGGAGTTCAGGTTGGTAACCGTAAAGCTGAGCATCGAAGATAAAAAGGTGATCATATCCATTAAAGATTTGGGCATCGGTATCCCGGCTACTGAACTGCAGCATATTTTCGTGCCATTTTTTCGCGCATCTAATACTCATGAATTTAAAGGCCATGGTGTTGGGTTGCCGCTTGCGCTTAATATCATCAGGTTACATAAAGGGAGCATCGGTATCCGGTCGGAAGTTAATATGGGGACGGATATCCAGGTGTTTTTGCCTGCGGCGAGTGCTTAG
- a CDS encoding bestrophin family protein, whose product MLLKKNVPVSYVLGKIKVEMALLALYSTTVYVVHTYYHIPLVSIPVAVPSILGTVISLLLAFRSNQAYNRWWEARTLWGAIVNDSRSFARQVLSFIDNTYDDADKKAMKERMIKRQMAWCHSLSQHLRGQSAQPELKRLLSDEERQSVADVHHIPLALMEHHANDLRLLQRMNWINDYQQVAMDDTLTRFSNSMGGCERIKNTVFPVTYSFYIHIMVLFFVMLLPYTLIEFFGVFQIPLVVAISSSFFLIEKMAIHLQDPFENKPTDTPTTTISRNIERDLKMLLKDESPAEVDRPAITVNSTSVYYVL is encoded by the coding sequence ATGTTACTAAAAAAGAATGTTCCGGTTAGCTACGTTTTGGGGAAGATAAAGGTGGAAATGGCATTGCTGGCCCTATATTCTACCACTGTATATGTTGTGCATACTTATTACCATATCCCGCTGGTATCTATTCCCGTAGCGGTGCCCAGTATTTTGGGTACTGTTATTTCTTTGTTACTGGCCTTTCGCTCTAACCAGGCTTATAACCGCTGGTGGGAAGCACGTACACTTTGGGGCGCTATTGTAAATGATTCGCGCTCGTTTGCCCGCCAGGTACTGTCGTTCATCGATAATACCTATGATGATGCGGATAAGAAAGCCATGAAAGAACGTATGATTAAACGCCAGATGGCTTGGTGCCACAGTTTAAGTCAGCATTTACGTGGACAAAGCGCTCAGCCTGAATTGAAAAGATTATTGTCTGACGAAGAGCGCCAATCTGTTGCAGATGTGCACCACATACCGCTGGCTTTAATGGAACATCATGCCAACGACCTGCGCCTGTTACAACGTATGAACTGGATTAACGATTACCAGCAGGTAGCAATGGATGACACCCTGACCCGTTTTTCCAATTCGATGGGTGGCTGTGAGCGGATCAAGAACACGGTGTTCCCGGTTACTTACAGTTTCTATATCCATATTATGGTTTTATTTTTTGTGATGCTGCTGCCATACACTTTGATCGAGTTTTTCGGCGTGTTTCAAATTCCGCTGGTGGTTGCCATATCATCATCATTCTTTTTGATCGAAAAGATGGCTATTCATTTACAAGATCCATTTGAGAATAAACCGACAGATACACCAACAACAACCATTAGCCGCAACATTGAGCGCGATTTGAAAATGCTGCTCAAAGATGAATCGCCGGCTGAGGTTGACAGGCCTGCCATTACCGTAAATAGCACCTCCGTATATTACGTTTTATAA
- a CDS encoding DUF1543 domain-containing protein yields MAQLKLFMILLGCKPPGRHVEQHDFFFGIAASLNDLADEMQAFWPEAQGRIHIDGWREVNTVEGYQVKIVPKQEASSQSKKLFFINLGGYQPNRFEEQHYVILTAKDNSAAALKDAKSTLFFQNSNSSHVDDKYGIDVDDIYQIEDILSPGVKEQYQIELTPADNLVEDELHLGYLKMSLLK; encoded by the coding sequence ATGGCACAATTAAAATTATTTATGATATTGCTGGGCTGCAAACCGCCGGGTAGGCATGTAGAGCAGCACGATTTTTTTTTCGGCATTGCAGCTTCGCTTAATGATTTGGCAGATGAAATGCAGGCATTCTGGCCCGAAGCACAAGGTAGAATCCATATTGATGGCTGGCGTGAGGTGAATACGGTTGAAGGTTACCAGGTAAAAATTGTACCCAAACAAGAAGCATCAAGCCAAAGCAAAAAGCTTTTCTTTATTAACCTGGGCGGTTACCAGCCTAACAGGTTTGAGGAGCAACATTATGTTATACTAACAGCAAAAGATAACAGCGCAGCAGCCCTAAAGGATGCAAAATCTACCTTGTTTTTTCAGAATAGCAATTCATCGCATGTGGATGATAAATACGGGATTGATGTAGATGATATTTACCAGATAGAAGATATCCTGTCGCCGGGAGTGAAAGAGCAATATCAGATTGAGTTAACCCCTGCTGATAATCTGGTGGAAGATGAACTGCATTTGGGCTATTTAAAGATGAGCTTATTAAAATAG
- the msrA gene encoding peptide-methionine (S)-S-oxide reductase MsrA, with the protein MKRIVFLVALLTSFAGAYAHNSVKNLKAKTVDTATFATGCFWCTEAKFQQLKGVKKVVSGFSGGHVANPSYKLVCTGTTGHAEACNIIYDPSVITYDELLQAFFVAHDPTQLNRQGNDVGTQYRSAIFYHNAEQKKKADYYIGKLNTEHAYKSKIVTEVTPYTAFYKAEDYHQNYFNQNPNQEYCKYVIQPEVEAFKRAFKDKLKN; encoded by the coding sequence ATGAAAAGAATAGTTTTTTTAGTCGCGTTGCTTACAAGTTTCGCTGGTGCTTATGCACATAATTCCGTTAAAAATTTAAAAGCTAAAACTGTTGATACGGCCACCTTTGCTACCGGCTGTTTCTGGTGTACCGAAGCCAAGTTTCAGCAGTTGAAAGGTGTAAAAAAAGTTGTATCGGGTTTTAGCGGTGGCCACGTGGCTAACCCATCTTATAAACTGGTTTGCACTGGCACAACCGGCCATGCCGAGGCTTGTAATATTATTTATGACCCATCAGTTATCACTTACGATGAGTTATTACAGGCTTTTTTTGTAGCGCACGATCCAACCCAGCTTAACCGCCAGGGTAATGATGTGGGCACGCAATACCGTTCGGCGATATTTTACCATAATGCCGAGCAAAAGAAAAAAGCCGACTATTACATTGGTAAATTAAATACCGAGCATGCTTACAAAAGCAAAATTGTAACCGAGGTTACTCCTTATACTGCTTTTTACAAAGCTGAAGATTATCATCAGAACTATTTTAACCAAAACCCTAACCAGGAGTATTGCAAATACGTGATACAACCAGAGGTTGAAGCTTTTAAACGTGCATTTAAAGACAAACTGAAAAACTAA
- the msrB gene encoding peptide-methionine (R)-S-oxide reductase MsrB, translating to MKSIAIIATLLLSFTGVFAQNIKSAKGHENNPYYSNTDTKKLNVSNAEWKKILPADLYATAREAATERPFTGQYWNKYAKGTYFCAVCGNELFRSDAKFASDCGWPSFFETVRKNSVIYKTDSSFGMERTEVLCARCGSHLGHIFDDGPAPTHKRYCMNSISLDFQPDGLGK from the coding sequence ATGAAATCGATAGCTATTATAGCGACCTTGCTGCTCTCTTTCACAGGTGTATTTGCACAAAATATTAAATCGGCAAAAGGGCACGAGAATAATCCGTATTATTCTAATACAGATACAAAGAAACTGAATGTGTCAAACGCAGAGTGGAAGAAAATTTTACCTGCCGATTTGTACGCCACTGCCCGCGAGGCCGCTACCGAGCGCCCTTTCACCGGCCAGTACTGGAACAAATATGCCAAAGGGACTTACTTTTGTGCCGTTTGCGGAAACGAGTTATTTAGATCTGACGCCAAGTTTGCAAGCGATTGCGGCTGGCCCAGCTTTTTTGAAACCGTGCGTAAAAACAGTGTGATCTATAAAACTGATAGCTCGTTTGGTATGGAACGTACCGAAGTGCTTTGCGCACGCTGTGGATCGCACCTGGGCCACATTTTTGATGACGGGCCAGCGCCAACGCACAAAAGATATTGCATGAATTCCATCTCGCTTGATTTTCAGCCGGATGGTTTAGGTAAGTAA
- a CDS encoding 3-ketoacyl-ACP reductase, translated as METLTGKTALITGAGKGIGKALAIALAKEGVNVGLIARSESDLQKVATEVEALGVKAFIATADVGNLEQVNAAVDKIKAGLGFIDILINNAGVGVFGGFMELDPARWEEIIRINLLGAYYVTRAVLPAMIDKKSGDIVNIASTAGQRGAAVTSAYSASKFGLIGMSESLMQEVRKHNIRVSTLTPSTIATDMAIDLKLTDGNPDKVMQAEDFAEFIVHNLKLNRRVFVKEAGLWSTNP; from the coding sequence ATGGAAACATTAACAGGAAAAACTGCGCTTATTACCGGCGCAGGTAAAGGTATAGGCAAAGCGCTGGCCATTGCCTTAGCTAAAGAAGGCGTAAACGTAGGCTTAATTGCACGCAGCGAAAGCGACCTGCAAAAAGTAGCTACAGAGGTTGAAGCACTTGGCGTTAAAGCATTTATTGCAACTGCCGATGTTGGCAACCTGGAGCAGGTGAACGCCGCAGTGGATAAAATAAAAGCAGGCTTAGGCTTTATAGATATACTAATTAACAACGCTGGTGTTGGCGTTTTCGGTGGCTTTATGGAGCTTGATCCTGCACGTTGGGAAGAGATTATCCGCATCAATTTACTGGGTGCTTATTATGTAACCCGTGCGGTATTACCTGCCATGATTGATAAAAAATCAGGTGACATTGTTAACATTGCTTCAACCGCCGGCCAGCGTGGTGCGGCTGTAACAAGCGCCTATAGTGCATCTAAATTTGGCCTGATTGGCATGTCAGAATCTTTGATGCAGGAAGTACGTAAACATAACATCCGCGTTAGTACCTTAACGCCAAGCACCATTGCTACCGATATGGCAATCGATTTAAAACTAACCGATGGCAACCCGGATAAAGTAATGCAGGCCGAAGACTTTGCAGAGTTTATTGTACACAACCTTAAATTAAACCGTCGCGTATTTGTAAAAGAAGCCGGTTTGTGGTCAACCAACCCATAA
- a CDS encoding HD domain-containing protein, with translation MSVNKLKSVAGIVIPDSAIATQATELLLDHGTEFLYNHSLRVFLFSSLNGNRNNLKYDAELLYIASVFHDLGLTPYYSSPDKRFEVDGADAARDFLKGHGLPHESLQLVWDTIALHTAIGIAEHKENEVALMYSGVGLDVMGEGYDNLSPENREEIISAFPRNDFKKKIIPTFFGGFEHKTETTFGNIKADVCAFMIPNFHRKNFCDCILHSPWSE, from the coding sequence ATGTCTGTCAATAAATTAAAATCAGTAGCCGGAATTGTTATTCCCGATAGTGCCATTGCCACACAAGCCACAGAACTTTTACTGGATCATGGCACGGAGTTTCTATACAATCACTCATTAAGGGTTTTCCTGTTCTCCTCACTTAATGGTAACCGTAATAATTTAAAGTATGATGCCGAATTGCTTTATATCGCTTCCGTGTTTCACGATCTCGGTTTAACACCATATTACAGCAGCCCAGATAAGCGTTTCGAGGTTGATGGTGCTGACGCCGCCCGCGATTTTCTGAAAGGCCACGGCTTGCCGCACGAGTCATTACAACTGGTTTGGGATACTATTGCCCTGCACACCGCCATCGGCATTGCCGAACATAAAGAAAACGAAGTTGCCTTAATGTACTCGGGCGTTGGCCTTGATGTAATGGGCGAAGGTTATGATAACCTAAGCCCCGAAAACCGCGAAGAAATTATCAGCGCATTTCCGCGTAACGATTTTAAGAAGAAGATCATCCCAACTTTCTTCGGCGGTTTCGAACACAAAACAGAAACCACTTTTGGTAATATCAAGGCTGATGTATGCGCCTTTATGATCCCTAACTTTCACCGTAAAAACTTCTGCGATTGTATTCTGCATTCGCCATGGAGCGAGTAA
- a CDS encoding helix-turn-helix domain-containing protein, with translation MKKAENIYQNVLADRDLKDSFSVSYWDDKYFDNQAFRSTYNRIFLIECGHGNVQIDDAIHSIQTNELLLLAKGQLYQFLPGSHLTGYELIFGDCFWERTPASASNCKAVLFNNASANQQIPVAEANLPELLSLFNTLYQEFLTEDYINKPDALAAYLKIIMIKIANLNALLINGFDSHENQLYRQFLELVSKQYQSTHEVADFANQLGITARKLSDLCNRCAGKGAKDIINGQLVAEAKRSLQFSAKPVKEIAFHLNFSTPDQFSHFFKKNTQISPNQYRSNFVNIGM, from the coding sequence ATGAAAAAAGCTGAAAACATTTATCAAAACGTACTTGCCGACCGGGATTTGAAAGATTCATTTTCGGTTAGTTATTGGGATGATAAGTATTTCGATAACCAAGCTTTCAGAAGCACTTACAATCGCATTTTTTTGATTGAGTGTGGGCATGGAAATGTGCAAATAGATGATGCTATCCATTCGATTCAAACCAATGAGCTTTTATTACTGGCCAAAGGTCAGCTTTATCAATTTTTACCCGGTTCACATTTAACTGGCTATGAACTTATTTTTGGCGATTGCTTTTGGGAACGCACACCTGCCAGTGCCAGCAATTGTAAAGCAGTGTTGTTTAATAACGCATCGGCCAATCAACAAATTCCGGTCGCTGAAGCAAATTTGCCGGAGCTATTATCGCTATTTAATACACTCTATCAGGAATTTTTAACCGAAGATTATATTAACAAACCCGATGCACTGGCGGCCTATCTAAAAATCATCATGATTAAGATAGCCAACCTGAATGCCTTATTGATTAATGGGTTCGACAGTCACGAAAATCAGCTTTACCGCCAGTTCTTAGAATTGGTAAGCAAACAATACCAAAGCACGCACGAAGTGGCTGATTTTGCCAATCAATTAGGCATCACCGCTCGTAAATTGAGCGACCTGTGTAACCGTTGTGCAGGTAAAGGCGCTAAAGACATTATCAACGGACAACTGGTAGCCGAAGCCAAGCGATCTTTACAATTTTCGGCTAAACCAGTTAAGGAGATTGCCTTTCACCTTAACTTTTCCACCCCGGATCAATTCAGCCATTTCTTTAAAAAGAACACCCAGATCTCCCCGAATCAGTATCGCTCCAATTTCGTAAATATTGGCATGTGA
- a CDS encoding LytR/AlgR family response regulator transcription factor: protein MIRCLAVDDEAYATKIIADYINKIPFLELAGTTTSAIDALSQVQQGNIDLVFLDIQMPDLTGIQFLKLCGNKCKVILTTAYPEYALDGFEHDVIDYLLKPVAFDRFYKAAQKALNIINPTVSQAAPVTENQPIVNPPSDYMFIKGESKNKFLKVDYHDILYIEGLKNYVSVFTTSQRIVTYQTLRDMESTLPQPPFYRVHKSYIISIDKIRMVDGNTVYIQDQSIPIGDTYRDDFFKLIRESE, encoded by the coding sequence ATGATCCGCTGCCTTGCTGTTGATGATGAAGCCTACGCTACCAAAATTATAGCCGACTATATTAACAAAATCCCTTTCCTGGAATTGGCAGGCACCACAACCAGCGCCATTGATGCACTATCGCAGGTACAGCAAGGCAATATCGACCTGGTTTTTCTGGACATCCAAATGCCCGATCTCACCGGCATCCAGTTCCTGAAACTTTGCGGCAACAAATGCAAGGTGATATTGACCACCGCCTACCCCGAATATGCGTTAGATGGTTTTGAACACGATGTAATTGATTACCTGTTGAAACCTGTAGCATTTGATCGCTTTTATAAGGCAGCTCAAAAAGCTTTGAATATTATTAACCCTACAGTTTCGCAAGCTGCTCCCGTAACTGAAAATCAGCCGATAGTAAACCCACCATCAGATTACATGTTTATCAAAGGTGAAAGCAAAAACAAGTTTCTAAAAGTTGATTACCACGACATTTTATATATTGAAGGCTTAAAGAACTACGTATCGGTATTTACCACCAGCCAGCGCATTGTTACTTACCAAACCCTACGCGATATGGAAAGCACCCTACCCCAGCCACCTTTTTACCGCGTGCATAAATCGTACATTATTTCTATTGATAAGATCAGAATGGTAGATGGTAATACGGTTTATATCCAGGACCAATCCATCCCTATCGGCGATACTTATCGTGATGATTTTTTTAAACTGATCAGGGAAAGTGAATAA
- a CDS encoding sensor histidine kinase, translated as MKQQKLWMYYLLAWVGYVAYIYIDNVVNGRGSQPYVWSHLVASFVQFTFCFFVLYPKFLNRKLILVFIAGLIVAEGLFISTRWLVEEVLYVWVIGHGNYNPGTSILYYVGDNWWKAFQPILLSFIIWAFLETFNRERENEQLRQEKTQAELAFLKSQINPHFLYNTLNYMYSMAYPVSDRLADTIIKLSNLMRYMLADNANNQVDLEKEVDYLSNYIDIYRMRFEDHFFVDFKVSGNTGGVQIASLMLIPFVENAFKHGVMDDEQRPVRIKLQASQHMITFSVSNKINRNQKDHSSGIGMANIRRRLDLIYPGRYDLLIANNGDTYKSTLSIKLTQ; from the coding sequence ATGAAACAGCAAAAACTATGGATGTATTACCTGCTGGCCTGGGTAGGCTATGTGGCCTACATTTATATAGATAATGTGGTTAACGGCCGCGGTTCGCAGCCCTATGTATGGTCGCACCTTGTGGCATCATTTGTGCAGTTTACTTTTTGCTTTTTTGTGCTATACCCTAAGTTTCTGAATCGGAAACTAATTCTTGTATTTATAGCAGGACTTATTGTGGCCGAAGGCCTATTTATCAGTACACGCTGGCTGGTTGAAGAAGTGCTTTATGTATGGGTGATCGGCCACGGTAATTACAATCCTGGTACATCTATATTATATTACGTAGGCGATAACTGGTGGAAGGCATTTCAACCCATCCTGCTCAGTTTCATCATCTGGGCATTTCTGGAAACATTTAACCGCGAGCGCGAAAACGAGCAATTGCGCCAGGAAAAAACGCAGGCCGAACTGGCTTTCCTGAAATCACAAATCAACCCGCATTTTTTGTACAATACACTTAATTATATGTATTCGATGGCTTACCCGGTATCAGACCGGCTGGCCGATACCATCATCAAGCTCTCGAACCTGATGCGTTATATGCTGGCTGACAATGCCAATAATCAGGTTGACCTCGAAAAAGAAGTAGATTACCTGAGTAATTACATCGACATATACCGCATGCGTTTTGAAGACCATTTTTTTGTTGATTTTAAAGTAAGCGGCAATACCGGTGGCGTACAGATTGCTTCGCTGATGCTGATACCATTTGTAGAAAACGCATTTAAACATGGTGTAATGGATGATGAGCAAAGACCTGTACGCATAAAACTGCAAGCCAGCCAGCACATGATCACTTTTTCGGTAAGCAACAAAATAAACCGGAACCAGAAAGATCATTCGAGTGGCATTGGCATGGCCAACATTCGTCGAAGACTGGATTTAATTTATCCCGGCAGATATGATCTGCTGATTGCCAACAATGGCGATACCTATAAAAGCACATTAAGTATTAAACTAACCCAATAA